The nucleotide window CGGCCAGCCGAGCGGGAGCCCGGCGGCCAGATCGGGGACCAGCACCGGGCTCCCGTGGGAATAGGACTCGAAACACGGTCCTTCCCCGAGGGAGAACTGCAGCTCGGCCAGGGCGGCGCTCACCGCATTGCTGGTGTAGACGACCTCCCGGCGTCCGGCGTCCGCCATCACCGACACCGCAGCGCCGTCCACCGGGAGCAGCCGGACGCACGCGCGGCACACCCGGCCGACGATCTCGACCCCCCTGCCGGTCTGACCGCCGGCGAGCGCGGCCAGCACGCTCGCCCGCAGGACGTCGAGTTCAGCCACGAACCGCTCGCCACCGCATACCGGGCTCCTCCGAGTCGGTGTCACACCACACCGACTCGGAAAAGACAAGGTCCGGATCAGCTCCGCCACCGCGGGTGCGCTCCCGGCAATGTACCGCGCGTGGCCGCTACGTCGCCCAGGGCACAGCGAGGCGGAAGATCTTCCAGACGACCGAGTCGAGCTGACGGGACAGGGACTCCGTGTTGTACGGCAGGTGGTACCGCTCGCAGATTTCGCGTACTTCCGCGGCGATCTGCGGGTAGCGGCGCGAGGGCAGGCCCGGGAACAGGTGGTGCTCGATCTGGTGGCTGAGATTTCCCGACAGCAAATGAAACAACGAGCTCCCGGTGATGTTCGCCGAGCCGAGCATCTGTCGCAGGTACCACTGCCCGCGGGGTTGGTCTTTGCCTTCCTCCTGGGTGAACACCTCGGTGCCATCGGGCAAGTGACTCCACGCGCCGACTGCTAACCGGCCTACCTAGCCAGTCGCGCGAGCGCCGTCAGGACTCTGATCACCTCGGGAGACCCGAGCACTACTTTGGTCCCCAAGCGGTCGACTATTCGACGAGTTCTCATATTTCGGCCTACCAGCACCTGGCCAGAACAGGCTCTCCGGCAGTCTCGGCGGACTGCTGCTCGGCGGGCACGACCCCGGCACCGGCGACCTGGTCTACATCGGCGACGTCGGCACCCCTTCGCGGTCACACCGCCGAGGGAGGACACCGCCCGCGCGCACTGGGTCAAGCCGGAGCTGGTCGGTGAGGTCGTCTACCGGCAGTTCACCCGCGGCGCCGGCCGGCCGCGCCACACCGCCTGGCGCGGCCTGCGCCACGACCGCGCCCCCACCGAGGTGCTCGCCCCACGCGCCCGCGAACGCGTCGCCGCCGAAACCGCGCCCACCCCGAGCACGCCAGCCGCGCCGACACCGCCGTTGGGCAAGAAAGTCACAGTACAGGCCGGGAAACGGCGACTCACACTGTCCAATCTGGACAAGCCGCTGTATCCGGATGGCTTCACCAAGGGCGAGGTCATCAACTACTACTCCCGCGTCGCCGAGGTCCTGCTGCCTCATATCGCCGACCGGCCGGTGACGTTCATCCGGTTCCCAGACGGTGTCGGCGGGCAGCAGTTCTTCGAAAAGAACGTCCCCAACGGCGCCCCGAGCTGGCTGCCCACGGTCCGGCTGCCCAGCACCGGCAGCCGCTCCGGCCGCGGCGAAGGCGAAATCGAATACGCCCTCCTCGACGAACTCGCCGCCCTGGTGTGGGCGGCGAACATGGCCGCCCTCGAACTCCACGTCCCCCAGTGGCAGGTCGACGCCGGCGCCCACCGGCTGCCGGCGGATCTGCTCGTGTTCGACCTCGACCCCGGCCCTGGCACGTCGATCGTGCAGTGCTGCCGGGTCGCCGAGCGGCTACGCGATCTTCTGCTCGACGATGGGCTGACCCCGTTCGCGAAGACGTCTGGGTCGAAGGGGATGCAACTCTACGCCGCCATCGACACCGGCGACCCCGCCGCACCGTCCGCCTACGCCAAGAAGCTGGCGCAGCGGCTGGCCCGGGAAACACCCGACTCGGTCACCGCTGTGATGGCGAAGAATCAGCGCACCAATCGCGTGTTCATCGACTGGTCCCAGAACAATCCGGCCAAAACCACGATCGCGCCGTACTCCCTGCGCGGCCGCGACCACCCGACCGTGTCCACGCCGATCACCTGGGACGAAGTGGAAGCGTGCCGGCACGCCAGCCGGCGGGTGTTCACCGCCGACGACGTCCTCGACCGCGTCGATGACCACGGCGACCTGCTGCTCAACCTGCCCGAGAAGCGCGCACCCTTGCCGTGACCTGCGCAGACCTCGTCTTGCCGCGCCGCAGACGGGTACTCGCCGATCACCTCCTCAACGCATAGGCGCATAGGCGCATAGGCGCATAGGCGCATAGGCGCCAGCTTGACGCCGCGGTCGATGGCAAGGAGCCGACGAACGCCGAAGCATCCAAGCCCGTCTCGCCGAGCTGCGCGGCCGTGCGGCTCAGTGCAACCAGAAAGTAACAAACAAATCGATCGACACCGCCAACTTACGCTAAATAGTTTTGCCAGCATGAAGCAACGTAACAGATTCCTTGATCGGGCCGACCCCTTGCAACGCGGCGAAAAATGAAGGAGAAAGTCATGAAGTTGCGAACACGGGCGGCCTTGGCGCTCGCTGCCACGATACTGGGCTCAGCACTGACTTCGCTCGGAACTACCGGCCCACCCACAGCTTACGGTGCCGATGCCGCCTGCCCCGCCGTCCAGTTCGTCGGCGTTCGAGGTTCCGGCGAGAAAAACAGCGACGGCGCCGGATACGGAACCACCGTCAACTCCGTGCGGGAACGCGTTCTCGCAAAGTACCCGGATGCGCAAACGTACTTCATCGACTATCCGGCAATCCCCGTCAGCCCCCTGGATCCCCGTTACCTCTCCAACTACCGCGACAGCATCGCCAAAGGCATCAACGTTCTGACCAGCTTCCTAAACTCGTTCGCAACCCGTTGCTCCGGATCGGCGGTGGTGCTCGCGGGCTACAGCCAAGGCGCCCATGTCGCGGGCGATGTGTACCAGAGCCTGGGGAAGGCAGCGCAGGACATGGTCGTGGGCCTCACCCTGCTCGGCGACCCTCGGTTCAACCCTGGCCAAGCCGTCATCGACGTCGGCCCGTACGACCCGCACCGAGTAGGAGTTTGGCAAGCTCTCGGTGCCGGCACGGTACGAACCGTCCCCTCAGCGCGAACCAATGTGGTCCGCAGCTACTGCCTCGCCGGCGACCCGGTCTGCAACTACTCGCTCGCCGACGCATGGGCCTGCGATCCCCACAGCGGGCTCTACTGCTCGCACCTGCACTACATCGATGCCGGCTTCACCAATCGAGCAGGCGACTGGCTCAACGACCGGATTGCCTCCGCCGGCTGGTCGCAGGAAGGCCTGAACGCGGCGCACACCGGCTTCAACACGAACGAGTCAACCATCACGACCGGCAACGCGGGCAAGCTGAAGAGAGCCTGGCAGTACACCGGACCCGCGGGCTGGATCTTCTCCCGCCCGGTCGTGTGGCGCGACGAGGCCGTTTTCACTGCATTCGACCCGGCGACCTCTACCAGTCAGCTGAACGCCGTCAGCATGAAGACCGGCGCACTGCTGTGGCAGAAACAGCTGAACGGCTGGGGCTGCCACCCGCTCACCGACGGAACCCGCGTCCTGGTTCAAACCGACCAAGGCCTCTTCGCCTACAACCTCGCCGACGGATCAACAGCGTGGAGCCAGACGTCCCTCACCGGCGGCGGCGGGTGCGGCGCGGGCAGCGGCGCGCTCGACGGCCGCACGGCCTACGTGCTCACCCCGACCGCCGTGGCGAAGGTGGACTCCATTTCGGGCACCGTGCTGTGGCGCGACGACCTGCCGGTCTACCTGGTCACTGGTCTCGCCGTCTGGGCGAATGGCGTCTACGTGGTCACCCGGCTCGAACCCAACTACCCGTCGCCCCAGCAAGGCCGGCTCTACACACTCAACGCAACGACCGGAACGACGGTCTGGTCGCAGACCACGGCCGTGACCATGGACGGCACCCCCGCCGTCGCCGACGGCCTGGTCTATGTCGGTACCCAGTACGCGAGCCAGGGGATGCTGGCCTTCGACACCGGGAACGGTGCCATCCGCTGGCAGCGCAAGGATGTCTTCCAGTTCTGGCAAACTCCCGCGGTGACGTCGAACGCGGTGCTTGTTACCAACAACTCCGGCAACACGACCGCGCTGATCCGGGCGCTGAACCCCCGTACGGGTGCAACGCTCTGGCAGAAGACCACATCGATGCCGTCGGCCGGTGGTGATCCCGTCGTCGCGAACGGTGTCGTGTACTTCGGCACCGGAATCGACGGCTCGGTCGTCAACGCGGTGCGGCTGGACAACGGCGCTACCCTCGCGAAGCTGCAGCTCTCCGCGG belongs to Amycolatopsis tolypomycina and includes:
- the ligD gene encoding non-homologous end-joining DNA ligase, whose amino-acid sequence is MLAPRARERVAAETAPTPSTPAAPTPPLGKKVTVQAGKRRLTLSNLDKPLYPDGFTKGEVINYYSRVAEVLLPHIADRPVTFIRFPDGVGGQQFFEKNVPNGAPSWLPTVRLPSTGSRSGRGEGEIEYALLDELAALVWAANMAALELHVPQWQVDAGAHRLPADLLVFDLDPGPGTSIVQCCRVAERLRDLLLDDGLTPFAKTSGSKGMQLYAAIDTGDPAAPSAYAKKLAQRLARETPDSVTAVMAKNQRTNRVFIDWSQNNPAKTTIAPYSLRGRDHPTVSTPITWDEVEACRHASRRVFTADDVLDRVDDHGDLLLNLPEKRAPLP
- a CDS encoding PQQ-binding-like beta-propeller repeat protein, translated to MKLRTRAALALAATILGSALTSLGTTGPPTAYGADAACPAVQFVGVRGSGEKNSDGAGYGTTVNSVRERVLAKYPDAQTYFIDYPAIPVSPLDPRYLSNYRDSIAKGINVLTSFLNSFATRCSGSAVVLAGYSQGAHVAGDVYQSLGKAAQDMVVGLTLLGDPRFNPGQAVIDVGPYDPHRVGVWQALGAGTVRTVPSARTNVVRSYCLAGDPVCNYSLADAWACDPHSGLYCSHLHYIDAGFTNRAGDWLNDRIASAGWSQEGLNAAHTGFNTNESTITTGNAGKLKRAWQYTGPAGWIFSRPVVWRDEAVFTAFDPATSTSQLNAVSMKTGALLWQKQLNGWGCHPLTDGTRVLVQTDQGLFAYNLADGSTAWSQTSLTGGGGCGAGSGALDGRTAYVLTPTAVAKVDSISGTVLWRDDLPVYLVTGLAVWANGVYVVTRLEPNYPSPQQGRLYTLNATTGTTVWSQTTAVTMDGTPAVADGLVYVGTQYASQGMLAFDTGNGAIRWQRKDVFQFWQTPAVTSNAVLVTNNSGNTTALIRALNPRTGATLWQKTTSMPSAGGDPVVANGVVYFGTGIDGSVVNAVRLDNGATLAKLQLSADSTNFEISPAVVNGTVLSTLNSDLGARTPSVQAFRLP